In one window of Tellurirhabdus rosea DNA:
- a CDS encoding alpha-amylase family protein, giving the protein MTDLTATESDKLVIYQIFTRLFGNQKTTNKPWGSRDENGVGKFNDITEKALDELKKFGVSHVWYTGVVEHALMTDYSAFGIRKDHPAVVKGRAGSPYAIKDYYDVNPDLAVDVKARMKEFEALVKRSHAAGLKVIIDFIPNHVARQYHSDAKPRGVKDLGQGDDVKTGFSPSNNFYYLNQPFEVPSEVHVPVPADGPYTENPAKATGNDVFRAQPDINDWFETTKLNYGVDYQNGRQTHFDPIPSTWAKMRDILLFWAKKGVDGFRCDMAEMVPVEFWAWAIPQVKAAKPGIVFIAEIYNPQQYRNYIFTGKFDYLYDKVGLYDALRRLMEGKGSVEDITRVWQQESGDFANHMLRFLENHDEQRIASKYFAGNPWTAVPAMTLSATLHTGPVMIYFGQEVGVNPTQSEGFQGEDGRTTIFDYWGVPEFQAWVNRRGDGPGKFDGGGLTADQKALRAFYQQLNQLVNSSDAIRTGGFFDLQYVNSNGQSEGYDQHRLYSYLRHSDGQKLLIVCNFDKEKPAKTTVRIPEAAWQAMKLDASKTYAFNDIFRTKTRLKAAASAGVPIELPPLGVLVMEIK; this is encoded by the coding sequence ATGACTGATTTGACTGCTACCGAGTCCGACAAACTTGTTATTTACCAGATTTTCACCCGCCTCTTCGGAAACCAGAAAACGACGAACAAACCCTGGGGCAGCCGCGACGAAAACGGCGTCGGGAAGTTCAACGACATTACCGAAAAGGCCCTCGACGAACTGAAGAAATTCGGCGTGTCGCACGTCTGGTACACCGGCGTGGTTGAACACGCGCTGATGACGGACTATTCGGCTTTCGGCATCAGAAAAGACCATCCGGCCGTGGTGAAGGGCCGGGCCGGGTCGCCCTACGCCATCAAGGATTACTACGATGTCAATCCGGACCTGGCGGTGGACGTTAAAGCCCGCATGAAGGAGTTTGAGGCGCTGGTGAAACGTTCGCACGCCGCCGGGCTGAAGGTGATTATTGACTTCATTCCCAACCATGTGGCCCGGCAGTACCATTCGGATGCCAAGCCCCGCGGGGTGAAGGACCTGGGCCAGGGCGACGACGTAAAGACGGGCTTTAGTCCGTCCAACAATTTTTACTACCTCAACCAGCCTTTTGAGGTGCCCAGCGAAGTGCACGTACCCGTCCCCGCCGATGGCCCGTATACCGAAAATCCGGCCAAAGCGACCGGAAACGACGTGTTCAGGGCCCAGCCGGACATCAACGACTGGTTTGAAACCACCAAACTCAATTACGGCGTCGATTACCAGAACGGCCGACAGACCCACTTCGACCCCATTCCTTCCACTTGGGCCAAAATGCGGGATATTCTGCTTTTCTGGGCCAAAAAGGGAGTGGATGGCTTCCGCTGCGATATGGCCGAAATGGTGCCGGTCGAGTTCTGGGCCTGGGCCATTCCGCAGGTGAAGGCCGCCAAACCGGGCATTGTCTTTATCGCCGAAATCTACAATCCGCAGCAGTACCGGAATTACATCTTCACGGGCAAATTCGACTACCTCTACGACAAGGTCGGCCTCTACGACGCCCTGCGGCGGCTGATGGAAGGCAAGGGCTCGGTCGAGGACATTACCCGGGTCTGGCAGCAGGAATCCGGCGATTTCGCCAACCACATGCTCCGTTTTCTGGAAAACCACGACGAACAGCGCATTGCCAGCAAATACTTCGCCGGGAATCCGTGGACGGCCGTTCCGGCCATGACGCTGTCGGCGACCCTGCACACGGGTCCGGTCATGATCTATTTCGGACAGGAAGTGGGCGTCAACCCGACGCAGTCGGAAGGGTTTCAGGGCGAAGACGGCCGCACGACGATTTTTGATTACTGGGGCGTGCCGGAATTTCAGGCGTGGGTGAACCGCCGGGGCGACGGACCGGGCAAATTCGACGGCGGCGGGCTTACGGCCGACCAGAAGGCGCTGCGAGCCTTTTACCAGCAGCTTAATCAGTTGGTCAACAGCTCTGACGCCATCCGGACGGGCGGCTTTTTCGACCTGCAATACGTGAACAGCAACGGCCAGAGTGAGGGCTATGACCAGCACCGGCTCTACAGCTACCTCCGGCATTCGGACGGGCAGAAGCTGCTGATCGTCTGTAATTTCGATAAGGAAAAGCCGGCAAAAACCACCGTACGGATTCCGGAAGCGGCCTGGCAGGCCATGAAGCTTGACGCCTCGAAAACCTATGCCTTCAACGACATCTTCCGGACCAAAACCCGTTTGAAAGCCGCCGCCTCCGCGGGCGTCCCCATCGAACTGCCCCCGCTGGGTGTACTGGTGATGGAAATTAAGTAG
- a CDS encoding sigma-70 family RNA polymerase sigma factor — protein sequence MNRLAMASENLLLESLRRGDRDAFTQIYRRYWEPLYRTAYCRLHVRESAEEIVQDLFIQLWERRETQHIDRLENYLFRAVRNAVIDYIRREISQNRRLEYYQLFMLTDDHSGEGDSLEVAQQQLNRGIELLPDKTRQIFVLHRLKGWPIERLAQHYALSDKAIEYHLTKSLKVLRLYLRNALYCTMLLPLA from the coding sequence ATGAACCGTTTAGCGATGGCCTCCGAAAATCTTCTTCTGGAATCCTTGCGCAGGGGCGACCGTGACGCCTTTACGCAGATTTACCGGCGCTACTGGGAACCTCTTTACCGGACTGCATATTGTCGCCTTCACGTTCGCGAATCAGCCGAGGAAATTGTGCAGGATCTGTTTATCCAGCTTTGGGAACGGCGCGAAACGCAGCACATCGACCGGTTGGAAAACTACCTGTTTCGCGCGGTCCGTAACGCTGTAATCGACTACATCCGCCGGGAGATTTCCCAAAACCGCCGCCTGGAATATTACCAGTTGTTCATGCTGACGGACGACCACAGCGGGGAGGGAGACTCGCTGGAGGTGGCCCAGCAGCAGCTCAACCGGGGCATCGAGCTGCTGCCGGATAAGACCCGACAGATTTTTGTGCTACACCGGCTGAAAGGATGGCCCATTGAACGCCTCGCCCAGCATTATGCCCTCTCAGACAAAGCCATTGAGTACCACCTTACGAAGTCCCTGAAAGTACTGCGGCTTTATTTGCGCAACGCCCTGTATTGCACGATGCTCCTCCCGCTCGCCTAA
- a CDS encoding FecR family protein: MTRAAFEQLLERYSQGTCTSDEARRVETWFAQLASGSVQELDEAEREAIQARMLAHIRRRTESTTPVVPLRRLWQTRPFGWVAAFLLLGLSGLWLYLSQSGPDAAPGDAPLLSAQQNPPAVHRAQSNPRTVSLSDGSRVVLQPGSVLYISARFGRERREVELQGNAFFDIVRVPDRPFLVYCGPTITQVLGTRFWIRSQGKETPVEVAVRSGRVTVFENAKETSGVRSTPAYPKRNGVVLTPNQKVVFYPQQRQLVTGLVARPQLIIPPQQIPAFTFDATPLPEVFRTLEKGYGVEFMLAEEKLESCSFSGDLTGLSLEEKLKLICESVNAAYEVRGTHILVFGRGCR, encoded by the coding sequence ATGACCAGAGCCGCATTCGAACAATTACTGGAACGCTATAGCCAGGGCACCTGCACATCGGACGAAGCAAGGCGCGTTGAAACGTGGTTTGCGCAGCTGGCGTCCGGCTCGGTTCAGGAACTGGACGAGGCCGAGAGAGAAGCGATTCAGGCCCGCATGCTGGCGCATATTCGGCGGCGGACTGAATCAACGACTCCGGTCGTGCCGCTCCGGCGGCTCTGGCAGACCCGGCCCTTTGGCTGGGTAGCGGCGTTTCTGTTGCTGGGGCTTTCCGGCCTCTGGCTTTACCTCAGCCAGTCCGGTCCCGACGCTGCCCCGGGAGATGCGCCCCTTTTATCGGCACAGCAGAACCCTCCGGCTGTGCACCGGGCGCAGAGCAACCCCCGGACGGTCTCTTTGTCAGACGGCAGCCGGGTGGTGCTCCAGCCGGGGAGCGTCCTGTACATTTCCGCCCGGTTTGGCCGCGAACGGCGCGAAGTTGAATTGCAGGGGAACGCCTTTTTCGACATTGTCCGCGTTCCGGACCGACCCTTTCTGGTCTACTGCGGCCCAACCATTACCCAGGTGCTGGGCACCCGGTTCTGGATTCGTTCGCAGGGCAAAGAGACGCCGGTGGAGGTAGCCGTGCGTTCGGGGCGGGTTACGGTGTTCGAAAACGCCAAAGAGACCAGCGGCGTCAGGAGCACGCCCGCGTACCCCAAACGCAACGGAGTGGTGCTGACGCCCAATCAGAAAGTCGTGTTTTATCCCCAGCAGCGCCAGTTGGTAACCGGGCTGGTGGCCCGCCCTCAGTTAATTATTCCTCCGCAGCAAATCCCTGCCTTTACGTTTGATGCCACGCCCCTGCCCGAGGTCTTCCGGACGCTGGAAAAAGGCTATGGCGTTGAATTTATGCTGGCGGAAGAAAAGCTGGAAAGCTGCTCGTTCAGTGGTGACCTCACCGGTTTGTCGCTGGAGGAAAAACTGAAGCTTATCTGCGAGTCGGTCAATGCAGCTTATGAGGTTCGGGGGACTCACATTCTGGTATTCGGCCGGGGGTGTCGCTGA